In Cystobacter fuscus DSM 2262, the genomic stretch GGCCGTGGGCGCGGGCTTCAACCATTCGCTGGCGGTGAGTTCGGATGGCACCGCGTGGGCCTGGGGCGACAACTCCTACGGCCAACTGGGGGTTGGAGGAGCCACCTCGTACTCCACCACCGCCCTTCCCTCTTCGCTGTATTGAGTTCAGCCAAGCTGGTCATCTATACGCCGGTGGCAATATGTGGCCATTGATGCCACTGGCAGTATAGGGTAGAAGCAGTGCCCGCGAGGACTTCACCCACATGTCACGGAACGCGGCGCTCTCCGAGGAGTTGCTTCACAGCTATATCGAGCAGAACCTGAGACGGTTCATGGAACTCTCCGAGGTCATGCTCGCCCGTGGCAACCTGCCGGAAGAAGCCGCTCGGGCCTACTTCAAGCTCCTGCTGGAAGTGCCGCCGCTCTGGTACGAGGAGCCGTCCGAGGAAATCAAGACGGGCACGCTCGCCATCGGAGCGACCCTGGATACCTTCGAGCGGCTCAAGCCCCACCTTCCCACGGATGCGCCCGATCAATTCCTGGCGAAGGTCTTCTACTCAGACATCGTCATGAGCGCGGTCATCCAGAACCTCCTCATCGTCTGGTACAACGGGTGGCTCCATGACAAGATAGCGCCCGCGAGTGCCTATCCCTTCGCGCTCGTCTGGGAGGCCCTCTCGGCGCGCGCCGTGGGGATGCCGGGCCCGTACTTCGGAAGCTGGAGCTACCCACCACCCGAGCTCATTCGTCCCCCGGGAAGCGCTTCCGAGGACACATGAAACCCGCTTCCGCTGGCACGCCCGGGTATGATGTCGCCATCGTGGGAGCAGGTATCGCGGGCAGCCTGATGGCGGCCCAACTGGTATCCCGCGGCCTGCGCGTCGTCCTCTTGGAGGCCGGTGATGACCTCTTCTTCGACACCACGACAGGCGTCAGCAACATCCAGCCCCTCCTCGAGCGCTACTACGGTTCCATCTACAAGGTTCCGAACTCCCCCTACCCCAACCTCGGGCACGCCCCGAGTCCAACGCTGACCACGCTGAACAAGTACTACGTCCAGCAGGGGCCGCTGGCGTTTGGAAGCGATTACATCCGCATCGCCGGAGGCTCCACCCGCCACTGGCTGGGTCTGTGCCCTCGGCTCGATCCGGGGACCTTCCAGGAGCGCACGCTCTACGGGCGGGCCGTCGACTGGCCCATCACCTACAATGACCTCGAGGACTGGTACTACGCGGCCGAGAAGGAACTCGGCGTCGCGGGTGACGACGAGAACCAGGGGCTCGCCGGGGTCCCACCGCGCAAGCCGGGTCACAAGTACCCGTTGCCTCCCATCCCTCAGACCTATAGCGACCGGGTCGTGGCCCAGGCCGTGGAGGGCCTGACCTTCCAGTCCGACGAGGCGTCTCCTCCCGTCCCCGTCCAGGTCTCCTCCACACCGGCGGCGCGCAACTCCATCCCCTACGACGGTCGTCCCCCCTGTCAGGGAAGTGGCAGTTGCATTCCCATCTGTCCCACCGGGGCCAAGTACGACGCCAGCGTGCACCTCAAACGAGCCCTCGGGGTGGATCCCCGAAACCTCGAGGAGCCGTCCCTCGCGAGGGAGCGGGTCACGTACATCCCCAAGGCGGTCCTCAAGGAGATCGTGCTCGACGATCCGGAGGCGCTCCATCCCAAGGTCTCCGAGCTCGTCTTCAAGCGCTCCGCCTCGGAGGACGACAACCTGCGTGTCCAGGCCCGCCTCTACGTGCTGGCCATCCATGCCATGGAGATACCAAAGGTGCTGCTTGCCTCGCGCGGCCAGCGCGCGCACGGCGTGGCCAACAGCAGCGGACGGGTCGGGCGCTACCTGATGGATCATGACATCGCCATCACCCACGCGCGGCTCTCCCAGCCGCTCTATCCCTTTCGCGGCCCGCGCATCACCAGCAGCATCGAGGGCTTCTGCGACGGTCCCTTCCGCCGTCGGCATTCGGCGTTCCGTCCGGAGCTGGCGAATGTGGGCACCGCATGGGAGACGAATGCGCCGTTCTCCAACGTCATCGCGAGGGTGGCGCAGGGGCTGACGGGCAAGGCGCTGCGCGAGCAGGTGGCCTGGGACTCCACCGCGGTGATCCACATCGACGCGATGATCGAGCCGGAGCCCCACTTCGAGAGTCGTGTCTTCCCCTCACGGCTCACGGACCACTGGGGCCTGCCACGCCCGGAGATCCAGTACCGCGTCGGGGAATACTCCCAGAGAGGCCGTGAGGCGTTCATCAAGCTGGTCAAGGCCATCTACGGCCGGCTGGGGGCCCGGGAGCAGGACATCTTCGAGGTTCCGGGCTGGTTCGGTTCTGGCCATGTCATGGGCACCACGCGCATGGGCCAGGATCCAAAGACCTCGGTCTGCGACAGCTTCGGGCTCACCCATGACCATCCCAACCTCTACCTCGCCGGCTCGAGCCTGTTTCCGACGGTGGGCACGGCCAACCCGACATTGACGCTGGCCGCCCTGGCGCTGCGTACCGCCCACGAGATTGAACGCCGCCTGCGGCACGGCCTCCCCGCCTGAACTCTCCCGATGAACGAACATCTCAAAGCCGACGCCGTGAACTTCCCGTGCGAGCACGGCCACATCCGGGACCGTGCCGACCTGATCTCCCAGCTGTCGATCGCCTCGGAGCTGGAGCACGGCCTGTCACTGCAATACCTGTTCACGGCCTTCTCGCTCAAGACGAGCACTGCCGAAGGAGGGCTCACCGCCGCCGAGCTGCAGGTGGTGCTTCGCTGGCGGGGTCTGCTGTTCGCCGTCGCGGCCCAGGAAATGCAGCATTTGACCCAGGCCTCCAATCTCCTGGCCGCGGTGGGAGGCAGCGCGCATCTGCGCCGGCCCAACTTCCCTCAGCGCAAGGGCTACTTTCCAATGAAGCACCGCTGGGGGTTGTGGCCGTTCTCCGCCGCGACCCTCAAGCTGTACACGGAGTGGGAGCGTCCCGCCTCCGTCCCACAGCCACGCGAGCTGGAGGAGGGTGAGTACGAGCAGGAACTCTTCTCCACCAAGCACCGGGACATGAAGAAGGAGATAGAAGAGCAGGATGTCCACGCGGCCCACCTCGAGCAACTGCGGCGGACGAACCCCCCGCTGTACGAGCTGCTGCTGCAGAAGCAGCGCGCCACCCGGCATGAGACCATTGGTGAGCTCTACGGCGCGGTGGCCAACGCCTTCGCCACCTGGGAGGACGATCCTTCCCGAGGTCCCCTCATCATCGGCGACCCCGCCTTCCAGGTGGAAGGCCGAGAGGTGGACATGCCGCAGGTGATTCGGGTGGAGACCGTCGACGATGCACTGAGCGCGATCCAGCTCATCGTCCAGCAGGGCGAAGGCGACGAGCTGTTCGCGGAGCGCGTGGTGGCCACGACAGACAGCCATTACGGAATCTTCCTGCGCATGTTGCGCGAGTACCAGACACTCAAGGCACGGCGTCCGGAATTCGACCCGGTGCGAGACGTCTGTCCCAACCCGCTGTCACGGCTTCACGATGACAATTCCTATCCGGGCTGGCGGCTCATCCAGGATCCCTTCACCAGCGCGGTCAATGAGCTCAACAGCGCCGTGTACAAAACGATGTTGCTGATGCTCTACCGGTTCTTCGCCACACCGGGCGGGCCCGAGTCGCGGCGGCACTTCAGCAGGGCGTTCCTGCCCATGATGACGACGGTGATCGAACCCCTGGGCAACATGCTCACCCAGCTGCCCATCGGCGAGGATCCCCCGAGCGAGGCGTCGCGCACGGCGGGGCCGCGTCCTCTCTACGCCGGGCCGAGCTTCGAGATCAGCCCCTCCAGCGAACTGCTGCCGCAAGCCGCGGCCAGCACGCGCTACATCACCGAGCGACTCCAGGCCGAAGCGAATGCCGCTCGCAAGCTCAGCCTCGCCCCGAGCGCACCGCGCGCGCTCTCCGCCGTTGCCGCCCAGCTCGACGCCATCCGCGCCGCCTTCGCCCCTCCGGGATGAGCCCACCGCACCACCACCACCGCCAGCCCACACAGGAGATTGAGATGAGTTCACTGCCCCCCGTCCCCGCGGGTCAAGAAACGTTCTATTACGCATCGCAAACCACATTCTGGATTTTCTTCCGCCAGGCTCGCGCGCTGGTGGAGAGGGCTCTCGGCGCTCAGCTCGATTCACTCGGCCTGGCCCTGCCAAGGTTCAAGGATGATCCAGACGGTGTCTACCTCGCGCTGGTGCCCAGCTTCTACACCTGCGCACTCAACCTCTCGTCGGGTGGGGTCACCTCCACCACGATGCAGGGAGTCAGCGAGGCGGAGTTCAACGTGCTCGTCCATCCCAAATCCCAGGCAGCCAGACTCCCGGACCTCACGTTCCAGGAGTTCCTGCTCGGATGGGAGCAGCACAAGCTCATCGGGCAGCTCCGGCTCGACGTCATCACGGACAACGTGGGAGCCGTCATCGGTGGCCGAGAGAAGTACGGTGAACACAAGTTCCGTGGGTTCATCCGCTATTGCTTCCCCCTGCCCAACGACAACGCGAGAACGCCTGTCCCCTTCCACGTGGAGTTCTCCGCCTACACCACCGAGCGGATGCTGCACGAGGAGCTCGTGTTCTCCCTGCGCTCGGGGGTGGGCGCGCTCCAGCCCGTCTCGGTGGATGCCTCGGAGGTGGTCGTCTATGGCGCGCTTCCACCCGAGCCTCAGGACGGAACGAGGCAGCGGGCCATCGGCTCACGCCGCAATCACTTCGGCACGTTCAGCCTGTATACGCCGACGGAAGTCCACCCAGCCCAGGTGCCCTCTCTTCAGTACGGCCCGTGTCACAATGCCGCGCCCCTCCACTACAACGGCAAGAGCATTCCTGGCGCGGAGGAGTGGCCGAAGCAGATGCGAGATCGAATGCAGCAACTGCTCACCGACGCACCCGTCGCGGCCTTCATGCTGTTCGCGTCGCCGCCCGTCGAGATAGAGCCGAGGCCGTTCTACATTGATCCCCAGTAGGCTCTTCGGCCGGCGGTAGCACCCGATGCACCGAGGCGAGGGAGCGAGCCTCCCGCTCCTGGGTGCACCCCATCCTCCCAGCAACTGCCCGCGATGCCTTACCGCGCATAGCGCGCCGCGGCGATGGCGCCGCCGTCGACGAGGAGGTCGGTGCCGGTGATGAACGACGCCTGGGGGCTGAGCAGGAACTCGACGGCGCTGGCGATGTCGTCCGGGGTGCCGGTGCGCCCCGTGCCGGATGCTTGAATCATGCCGCGCATGGCCTCGCCATGGGGGCCCTGCAACTCCGCCTGCCCCATGGGGGTGGAGATGATGCCCGGGCTGACGCTGACCACCCGGCCGCCCCGCCGCCCCCACGGAATCGACGCCGCCTGGACGCGCAGCTGGTTCGCGCGCTTCGCCACGCTGTAGGCGGCGCCGGAATCGAGGTTCTTGGAGTCGAGCATGGGCAGCCCCGCGAGTTGGCTCGTGGGGGTGGTGGCGAGGGCACGTTCGGCCTCCGGGGGGAGAGCGACCATCGTGCCGGCCATCGAGGCGATGCACACCGCGACACTGCCGTGCGTCACGAACGGGAGGAAGGCGTCGAGGACGTGGGCGGTGCCGAGGACGTCCACCTGGATGATCCGCTCGGGGCTGGCCTGCACGGGGGAGACGCCGGCGGTGTGCACGACGGCGCGGAGCGAGCCGAGGGCACCTGCGTGCTGGGCGAGCCGCTCGACGGACCCCGGGTCGGAGACGTCGACGCGGAGGGTGTCGACGGTGTGGCCTTCGCCGCGGAGGGTGTCGGCGACGCGGTCGAGGAGCTCCTGGGCGTAGTCGGCGAGGACGAGCTGGCGGCCGGAGCCGAGGCGGCGGGCGATGGCGAGGCCCATGCCTCCGAGGCCGGTGATGACGATGACGTCCTGGTGGGGTGAGGTCATGGTGTGGGTCTCCCGTGTCGTGGGGTGGCTTCCCCGAAGAAACGGACATGGGTGTCCGTTTCGCGGGGGAACCTACCACGAAGCGGACATGGGTGTCCGTTTCGTGCGGTACACTCCTGGGCGTGACGCAACGACAGGACGCTCAACGCAACCGCGAACTGCTCCTCGCGGCGGGCGAACAGGTCTTCCGCGAGCACGGCCTCCACGTGCCGCTCCAACTCATCGCCGAGCGCGCCGGCGTCGGGCGAGGCACGCTCTACCGCCACTTCCCGGACCGGGACCACCTGGCCCTCGCGATGATCGAGCGCCGGGTGGACCTCATCGAACAACGCCTCGCCGCGGCCCCCGACCCCGCCCGCTCCGTCGAGGAGATCTTCTTCTGGATCGCCGACACCCTGAGCGCCATCCCGGGATTGCACCCGTACCTGGCCTCCACGGAAGCAGGCAGGACCGCCCTGGAGCGACTGAACCAGCAGTTGCGCGACCTCCTCTCCGGGCCGGTGGAGGCGGCACGAGCACGGGGACTGCTACGACCGGAAGTGACGCTCGACGATTTCGTGTGCAGTTGGGCGATGATCGAAGGGGGCATGCTGGCCATTCCTCCCCAGGACCGCTCGCGCATGGTGGCCCGCGCCAAGGTGCTGCTCGGCGCCGCGCTCTTCGTGCCGTCAGCGAGGAGCCGCTGACCAGACCCTGGGGGAGAACCCGAGCCAGGGGCAAGCCTGCTCCCCTGCCCTCCTTGCCAGCATGTCGGCCCGGGAGAATGTTCTGCTCACCCGGAGGAGTTGTTCCTCCGCCACGGGAGGACTCGCGGGAGGACGATTGGATCCAACGGCTGCCCAGGATGTCACACGCAAGGTGCTGGTCGTCGATGACGACGCGGACTGGCGGGAATTCCTCCGTTTGTGTCTGGAGGATCTCGGCTACGAGGCCATCGAGGCCGCCAACGGCCAGGAGGCCCTCGACTCCCTGGCGCGGCAACGCTACCGGGTGATGCTCCTGGACCTGAACATGCCCGGGATGAATGGGCTC encodes the following:
- a CDS encoding FAD-dependent oxidoreductase, which produces MKPASAGTPGYDVAIVGAGIAGSLMAAQLVSRGLRVVLLEAGDDLFFDTTTGVSNIQPLLERYYGSIYKVPNSPYPNLGHAPSPTLTTLNKYYVQQGPLAFGSDYIRIAGGSTRHWLGLCPRLDPGTFQERTLYGRAVDWPITYNDLEDWYYAAEKELGVAGDDENQGLAGVPPRKPGHKYPLPPIPQTYSDRVVAQAVEGLTFQSDEASPPVPVQVSSTPAARNSIPYDGRPPCQGSGSCIPICPTGAKYDASVHLKRALGVDPRNLEEPSLARERVTYIPKAVLKEIVLDDPEALHPKVSELVFKRSASEDDNLRVQARLYVLAIHAMEIPKVLLASRGQRAHGVANSSGRVGRYLMDHDIAITHARLSQPLYPFRGPRITSSIEGFCDGPFRRRHSAFRPELANVGTAWETNAPFSNVIARVAQGLTGKALREQVAWDSTAVIHIDAMIEPEPHFESRVFPSRLTDHWGLPRPEIQYRVGEYSQRGREAFIKLVKAIYGRLGAREQDIFEVPGWFGSGHVMGTTRMGQDPKTSVCDSFGLTHDHPNLYLAGSSLFPTVGTANPTLTLAALALRTAHEIERRLRHGLPA
- a CDS encoding ferritin-like domain-containing protein, translating into MNEHLKADAVNFPCEHGHIRDRADLISQLSIASELEHGLSLQYLFTAFSLKTSTAEGGLTAAELQVVLRWRGLLFAVAAQEMQHLTQASNLLAAVGGSAHLRRPNFPQRKGYFPMKHRWGLWPFSAATLKLYTEWERPASVPQPRELEEGEYEQELFSTKHRDMKKEIEEQDVHAAHLEQLRRTNPPLYELLLQKQRATRHETIGELYGAVANAFATWEDDPSRGPLIIGDPAFQVEGREVDMPQVIRVETVDDALSAIQLIVQQGEGDELFAERVVATTDSHYGIFLRMLREYQTLKARRPEFDPVRDVCPNPLSRLHDDNSYPGWRLIQDPFTSAVNELNSAVYKTMLLMLYRFFATPGGPESRRHFSRAFLPMMTTVIEPLGNMLTQLPIGEDPPSEASRTAGPRPLYAGPSFEISPSSELLPQAAASTRYITERLQAEANAARKLSLAPSAPRALSAVAAQLDAIRAAFAPPG
- a CDS encoding SDR family oxidoreductase, with amino-acid sequence MTSPHQDVIVITGLGGMGLAIARRLGSGRQLVLADYAQELLDRVADTLRGEGHTVDTLRVDVSDPGSVERLAQHAGALGSLRAVVHTAGVSPVQASPERIIQVDVLGTAHVLDAFLPFVTHGSVAVCIASMAGTMVALPPEAERALATTPTSQLAGLPMLDSKNLDSGAAYSVAKRANQLRVQAASIPWGRRGGRVVSVSPGIISTPMGQAELQGPHGEAMRGMIQASGTGRTGTPDDIASAVEFLLSPQASFITGTDLLVDGGAIAAARYAR
- a CDS encoding TetR/AcrR family transcriptional regulator; the encoded protein is MTQRQDAQRNRELLLAAGEQVFREHGLHVPLQLIAERAGVGRGTLYRHFPDRDHLALAMIERRVDLIEQRLAAAPDPARSVEEIFFWIADTLSAIPGLHPYLASTEAGRTALERLNQQLRDLLSGPVEAARARGLLRPEVTLDDFVCSWAMIEGGMLAIPPQDRSRMVARAKVLLGAALFVPSARSR
- a CDS encoding response regulator encodes the protein MSARENVLLTRRSCSSATGGLAGGRLDPTAAQDVTRKVLVVDDDADWREFLRLCLEDLGYEAIEAANGQEALDSLARQRYRVMLLDLNMPGMNGLEVLERMPRNGEPPRVVLLTAAAVQDVGGALRSGPHYYLPKGASRDQLSLLLQSLDA